AATGGAGTGGAAACAACAGACATCCATGATTATGGGATTATGAAAGGGTTTGATTTCTTTGACCCTGATGGGAATACCTTCAGTGTGGTAAGCGAAGAAATGAATTCGCCCTATCATAAAGACAATTTGTAAACTTAAATAGTGGAAGCAGCGAATGGTGTGCTTCCACTAACCTGGTTTTTAGCATGCGTGGATACCTCCTGCTCCATTAACCATGAAGTCTTATACCTTCAGCTTTACATCGCAATGTATAAAAGAACTGGACGATTTCTTTCTCGCAAAGAATAGACTGCTTCATTTTTTCTAAAGTCCTTTTCCCCGTCCGCCTATCTATCAAGGCGAATATTTTAATCAGCATGTTGTTGGATTTTAATGATTTTTCAATAGGCAGCAGAAAGTATTCCTCTACGGCATCAAAGAAATCATACTGAGCAAAAATCCCTTCGTCTAATACCCATTCATGTGCTTCATCCTAAATCACTGATTCCTGGCTCCAATCGGTATAAGGGATATGTTTCTCTCTTTTTATTTCATATGTTCTTCTGTTTAGAGCGGTCTCAGAAGTAATGGTACACATATTGAGTACTTCCTTTTTATCAACCGTAATAAAGGCTCTCCCCAATTGATCGTGAGCCCTCCTGTAATTGGTTACTGTAAACTGCAGCCTTTCTTTCAGAGAATCACATTTAAAACTGTCTAATCTTTTCTTTACCTTGCTCCATTGCTGATTCCGCAACATTTAATCCCCCTAAATATTTTCCATTATCAAAATCCCTTCAGATTAATTATCTTAAAGGGTCATTCAGTTAACAACCTTTTTATTCCATCTCCAGTAAGCAGGACAAAACCAAAAGAATTCCCAAATCCCCTTTAGCCAACAACAATTCTAATGTTACACTAGAATTAATGGAATAATTTTGAAATGAGGTTAAGGGGATGGAGGAAGTTATTTTAGAAATTAGTGATTTGAGAAAGAACTATGGTCCGAAGTCCGTGCTGAATGGTGTATCTTTTCAGGTGAAAAGCGGGGAAATCATCGGGTATATCGGCCCGAACGGCGCTGGGAAAAGCACCACTGTCAAAATCATGCTTGGCATTGAAGATGATTATTCAGGACAAGTCAAAATCTTTGGCCAGGATATTTCAGATGGGAATATTGAATATAAAAGAAAGATCGGATATGTGCCGGAAATCGCTGAAGTATACGATAATTTGACCGGCCAGGAATACTTAACCTTTGTTGGCGAATTGTATGGCCTTGATAGAGACCTCGCCAGTGATAAGGCAAAAAGCCTGATGGAACTATTCGGCATAGGGGAAGTCTACCATTCCCGGATAGCCTCCTATTCAAAAGGAATGCGTCAAAAGCTCCTCATTATCTCGAGCTTACTGCATAATCCGGAACTTCTGTTCTTTGATGAACCCATCAATGGTCTGGATGCGAACAGTGTTATGATATTCAAAGAAATCATGGCGCAGCTTGCCGAACAGGGAAAAACGATCTTTTATTCTTCTCATATTATGGATGTGGTTGAAAAGATAAGCAGCCGCATTATTCTTCTGCATGACGGCAGAATTGCTGCTGATGGCACCTTTGAAGAGTTAAGGCAGCAAAATACGGAAGGTTCACTCGAACAGATCTTCAACCAGCTTACGGGATTCAGTGAACATAAGGAACTTGGTGCCAGATTTGTTTCAGTAGTAAGGGAGATGTAGGGATGCAGGACTATCGCACTCTTAAACTATTGGATCGTTTTGAGCGAATTTTCAGCGGCTTTGGCGTAGACTACAAGATAATGAGAAGACTCCTGCAAGTAAAGCTGACGATGGATGGACGGCGTGTGCCCACCATTTTCTCGCAGAATGCCAAAAAAGAAAACAAGGAAAAAAACAATCAGTATATAAAATC
This window of the Cytobacillus pseudoceanisediminis genome carries:
- a CDS encoding ABC transporter ATP-binding protein: MEEVILEISDLRKNYGPKSVLNGVSFQVKSGEIIGYIGPNGAGKSTTVKIMLGIEDDYSGQVKIFGQDISDGNIEYKRKIGYVPEIAEVYDNLTGQEYLTFVGELYGLDRDLASDKAKSLMELFGIGEVYHSRIASYSKGMRQKLLIISSLLHNPELLFFDEPINGLDANSVMIFKEIMAQLAEQGKTIFYSSHIMDVVEKISSRIILLHDGRIAADGTFEELRQQNTEGSLEQIFNQLTGFSEHKELGARFVSVVREM